From Pirellulales bacterium:
CTATCCGCAAGCATGCATGGCCTTGGTCGAGTCATGCTGGGCTTGATCTTCCCGCAGCTCTACGACGCCTTGGTCGCCAAGTGCCAGGAGCGCCACGAGACGCTGCAAGAGCATGAATCTCGAGTGTTTCCGATGAGTCATGCAGCAGGCATGGCTCGCCTCTTGCAAGCATGGTCTGTGCCACCCGAAATCTATCAGCCGCTCCGATACTTGCTCGATGATTTCGACGCCACGGCTCAGTTCGCGGAACCCCTGCGGTCGAAAGTTGAATTGGTGAAGATTGCAGTTCTCTTAGGTTGGCTCGCCGCCGGACCATGGGAATCGTGGGATTTGGTAGACCTTGGGCCGCACGCAGTATTCCAACGACTGCGCATCGCTGATCCAAAAGGCATTCTCGATCAGATCAGAGATAGCCTGAGTTCGCTGGCGGTTGGAACCAACTCATCGCCGTTGCCGGACGAATCTCCCCCTGAGCAGAAGACCGATTCGACGAAGCGCGAACTCCGTTATCGCACGCTTTTCAGCCAACCATACGATCTGTTTTCCGAATTGATCATTGGAATGAACATGACAATCGTCGGAGCGCCTGTGCTCGACCGTCCGGCCGACAAAATGGAAATTGTCAATTGCATGGCCGCGTCCCCAGTTCAAATTGCCGCATTTCGCAGATCGGAACGAAGCTCCAATTCGATCTTAGTCGGCAGCGCCCGACAACTCGGCCAACACCGGTCAAAAATGCAGGTGATCCGTATGCCTATCAGTTGGGCGGCGGTGCGCTCCGCATGCGAGCAAGCAACAAACTGATTGACAACCGGCCGCGGGCGACTGATCTGGCCTGTGATCGTCCTCCTTTTGATAGCCTTTGGCATTTGCTCGACCAAAAAGTCGCCATTGCTCACTCAGCAACAGGAAGATTAGACGCAGCCACGCCGCCCGCGTTTCCATCGGCCTGCATTGGTCGGATCATTTGAGACGTCCACAAACGACAAGTCCTTGAGGCTCGGCCGGAAAATAACGTCTCCACAGACCCGCCTCCCCTTGCGGGAGAGGGCAGGGTGTGCGGTTCGAAAAGCGGAAGTTATTTTTCGGCCGACCCTGCGTTGCAGAGATATTCGAGCGTCAGCCCGCCGCGGCGTGTTGGCGGAAATGCGTTTCGCAATGAGATTTTCGCGCTCCTCGGTCCAATGCCGCGCCCCCCGCTTTGTCCGGGGCGATCTTGATGAAGCAGAGCAGCTTACCGGCCACCCGTTCGCACCAGTGGCCCCGCGGGTGCCGCGAGAATAGATCGACCGGCTTGCCGCCGCTCTTCCGGCTTGTTACTTTAGCTTTGCCCGCCGATGATGTCGTCATGGTCGTTGCGCCAGTGGCTTGGGGCTTCGATTTGTCGCCCGGCCATTTCAGCGGTCGGGCGATGTTTTTGCTCCGTTAGCCGTACAAGCATCGGTATGCGATGCAAGCCGCCGGACGCGAAATAACGCGTTAGCCCACAAAAAGACTTGGACAGGTAGCTCAGTTGGTAGAGCAATGGACTGAAAATCCATGTGTCGGCGGTTCGATCCCGCCCCTGTCCACTATAAGTCATTAAATTACAACGACTTACGTTCTGGTAAATTTCGGCAATTTCCAAAAAATAGTTTCGGGTAAATCGGTACGGTCGGATGGGCCGAAAGCGAGGATTAAATTGCGACGACTGAGGGTCGGTCGGGCAGCGACGGCGTTGCTCGCGTGCTGGAAGTATCCGGTTATAAAGGGTTATAAAGCACTGTCATGGGCGAGTTTGCGTTGTTGATGATGCGCGCACGCTGAGCGCAACTACGTCAGGGTAGTTTTTTGTAAATTCGGCGTCTAGTGACTCGCGGGCTGCCACGCACGCTCGGTCAGCAGAAAGTGGTTCGGTCTCGCCACCCTGGTAGATATCCGAAGCTCGAAGGCTCCACACTGTCTCATCCGGCGTTCGAACCGCTGACAGAGCATCAGGCTTTTTTTACGGGCTTGTTCGACCGAGCTCGCGCTCCGTCGATATCCCTCGGGGTCAAGACGATGTTGTCAGTGTGCTTGGCAGCACGATGAGTCAGCCAGAGCTCCGAGCTTCGGACGTAGTCGATTCTACCGTTTCTTCATCGGGAACTCCAAGTTCTTCGCGGCCGACTCCGAGTCGAATCAGCAAGGGGATCAACAGCTCGCCGATACTTTGCGGACCGCGGTGTTTCCGGCGAGCCCATTCGCTCAGCGGCTTGGCTTCGTCGGCGTAGGCCGACTTGGGCAGCCACACAAACGCTTCGTTCAGATCGCGGATCGATTGTTCGATCGGCGTGTGGTGAGCACGATGGAACTCCTGCAACTTGGCCAGCAGGTATTCGCTGTCGACGCCGCGGCCGCGCCATACTTGCCGCCCGCCGACCAATTGGTAGACCATCCGCATCGCGCGGTTGGCAATCCGGCAACGGCGGTCGCGCGGGTCCACCTTCTGCTGAGCCCAGAGGGCCGACAAGCCACGGTAGTGCGGATGGCACTTGATCAGGTTTTCGGCCACGAGCATGGCCGCCCCGCGGAGTTGCCGATTGCACTGGCGCACCAGCGCGCCGTCGGCATGATCGACCTCGTCGCTTTGGTAGCGCGAGGGGTACAGACCGGCGCGCCCCTTGATGGCGCGTGCCGAGGCGTAGTGCTCGACCGGCCCGGCTTCGCCGGCCAGCCGCCCTGCCGAGACGACGTTGATGCCCGTCACGCTGAGCAGCAGCACATAGGGTGTTTTGGCGAGAAAAGCGGCCATTTCCCGCTCCGCCGCCGCGACTTGCTCGTCGAACAACCTCCGCACCTCGTTCAGCTGT
This genomic window contains:
- a CDS encoding transposase, translating into MEFSSADAIRHAGVARIESHLAKTKVRFQTRTIERIVAWAGAAAEPSELASMHTRQWQQLNEVRRLFDEQVAAAEREMAAFLAKTPYVLLLSVTGINVVSAGRLAGEAGPVEHYASARAIKGRAGLYPSRYQSDEVDHADGALVRQCNRQLRGAAMLVAENLIKCHPHYRGLSALWAQQKVDPRDRRCRIANRAMRMVYQLVGGRQVWRGRGVDSEYLLAKLQEFHRAHHTPIEQSIRDLNEAFVWLPKSAYADEAKPLSEWARRKHRGPQSIGELLIPLLIRLGVGREELGVPDEETVESTTSEARSSG